In Clostridium sp., one DNA window encodes the following:
- the groL gene encoding chaperonin GroEL (60 kDa chaperone family; promotes refolding of misfolded polypeptides especially under stressful conditions; forms two stacked rings of heptamers to form a barrel-shaped 14mer; ends can be capped by GroES; misfolded proteins enter the barrel where they are refolded when GroES binds), translated as MAKSILFGEEARRSMQEGVNKLANTVKVTLGPKGRNVVLDKKFGSPLITNDGVTIAKEIELEDPYENMGAQLVKEVSTKTNDVAGDGTTTATLLAQAIIREGLKNVTAGANPMLLRQGIKKAVDKAVEEIKKISKKVSGKEDIARIAAISASDDEIGKLIADAMEKVGNEGVITVEESKSMGTELDVVEGMQFDRGYLSAYMVTDSEKMEAALDDAYILITDKKISNIQDILPLLEQIVKQGKKLLIIAEDVEGEALTTLVINKLRGTFNCVAVKAPGFGDRRKEMLQDIAVLTGGKVISDELGRDLKEVNIEDLGRADNVKVTKENTTIVNGKGDKSAISDRVNQIRKQVEETTSDFDREKLQERLAKLAGGVAVIKVGAATETELKEKKMRIEDALAATKAAVEEGLVPGGGTAYLNVIPEIEKLTSDVQDIKIGIEIIRKALEEPIRQIAANAGLEGSVIIEKVRNSEPGIGFDALRNKYVNMVEAGIVDPTKVTRSALQNAASVASTFLTTESAVADIPEKNNAPVPGAGAPGMGGMDGMY; from the coding sequence ATGGCAAAGAGCATTCTATTTGGTGAAGAAGCCAGAAGATCTATGCAGGAAGGCGTAAATAAATTAGCAAATACAGTAAAGGTAACACTTGGACCAAAAGGAAGAAATGTAGTACTTGATAAAAAGTTTGGTTCACCGCTTATAACTAATGATGGTGTTACCATAGCAAAGGAAATTGAATTGGAAGATCCTTATGAAAATATGGGAGCTCAACTTGTAAAGGAAGTTTCAACGAAAACAAATGATGTAGCAGGAGATGGTACTACTACAGCTACATTGCTTGCACAGGCTATAATAAGAGAAGGATTAAAGAATGTTACAGCTGGTGCCAATCCTATGCTTTTAAGGCAGGGTATAAAAAAGGCAGTAGACAAAGCAGTAGAAGAGATAAAGAAGATTTCAAAAAAAGTAAGCGGAAAAGAAGACATAGCACGAATTGCAGCTATATCAGCTTCGGATGATGAAATTGGCAAGTTGATAGCAGATGCTATGGAAAAGGTAGGAAATGAAGGAGTTATAACTGTTGAAGAATCAAAATCAATGGGCACTGAATTGGACGTTGTTGAAGGTATGCAGTTTGACAGAGGATATCTGAGTGCATATATGGTAACTGATTCAGAAAAAATGGAAGCTGCATTGGATGATGCCTATATATTGATAACTGACAAGAAGATATCAAATATACAGGATATACTTCCGCTATTGGAGCAGATAGTAAAGCAAGGAAAGAAACTGCTTATAATAGCTGAAGATGTAGAAGGTGAAGCACTTACTACATTGGTTATAAACAAGTTGAGAGGAACATTCAATTGTGTGGCAGTTAAGGCTCCAGGATTTGGTGACAGAAGAAAAGAAATGCTTCAGGATATAGCAGTACTTACAGGTGGCAAAGTTATATCGGATGAGTTGGGAAGAGATCTTAAGGAAGTCAACATAGAAGATCTTGGAAGAGCAGATAATGTTAAAGTAACAAAAGAAAATACTACGATTGTAAATGGAAAAGGCGACAAGAGTGCAATTTCAGACAGAGTAAATCAGATTAGAAAACAGGTTGAAGAAACTACTTCAGACTTTGATAGAGAAAAGTTACAGGAAAGACTTGCAAAACTTGCAGGAGGAGTAGCAGTAATAAAGGTTGGAGCAGCAACTGAAACTGAATTGAAAGAAAAGAAGATGAGAATAGAGGATGCCCTTGCAGCTACAAAAGCAGCTGTTGAGGAAGGATTGGTTCCAGGAGGCGGAACAGCTTACTTGAATGTAATTCCTGAAATTGAAAAATTAACCTCAGATGTACAGGATATAAAAATTGGTATTGAAATAATAAGAAAGGCACTTGAAGAACCAATAAGACAGATAGCAGCCAATGCAGGCCTTGAGGGATCGGTAATAATAGAAAAAGTTAGAAATAGTGAACCAGGCATTGGATTTGACGCTTTGAGAAATAAATATGTCAATATGGTAGAAGCTGGTATAGTAGATCCAACCAAAGTTACAAGATCAGCTCTTCAAAATGCTGCATCGGTAGCATCTACATTCTTAACTACGGAATCGGCAGTGGCTGATATTCCAGAGAAGAATAATGCTCCAGTTCCAGGAGCAGGTGCACCCGGAATGGGCGGAATGGATGGAATGTATTAA
- a CDS encoding N-acetylmuramoyl-L-alanine amidase, protein MLITYDFGHGTGQDRGANGYRNEEHDCREYGALVIQKLQKLGHTCYNCTPSASPPLTLGQSLAYRVNKANSIGSQLHLCFHVNAFQTDKATGCEVEYASSSGQAYASKVSAEIASGLGLTNRGAKNQPGLYVLRHTAMTAILVEPFFCDNKNDCNKYNAEKLATAIVKGITGQTISSGEQTTSTAQAVPNYDTSIPTGANIFPIPNTPFYIEKRTDGDMGIHLDRGNYLTLRKGGAPVVVYNNNKGQGGSKVLF, encoded by the coding sequence ATGCTAATAACATACGATTTCGGGCATGGTACCGGACAGGATAGGGGTGCGAATGGATATCGAAATGAGGAACATGACTGCAGGGAATATGGCGCACTTGTAATACAAAAGTTACAGAAGCTAGGGCATACCTGCTATAACTGTACACCTTCAGCTAGTCCGCCACTTACACTTGGGCAAAGCCTCGCCTATAGAGTGAACAAAGCTAATTCAATAGGTTCTCAATTACATTTATGTTTTCATGTAAATGCTTTCCAGACAGATAAGGCCACAGGATGCGAGGTAGAGTATGCTAGTTCTTCAGGACAGGCTTATGCATCTAAGGTATCAGCAGAGATTGCTTCAGGCTTAGGATTAACCAATAGGGGAGCTAAAAATCAACCAGGACTGTATGTACTTAGGCACACGGCCATGACAGCAATATTGGTTGAGCCATTTTTCTGTGACAATAAAAATGACTGTAATAAATACAATGCAGAAAAGCTGGCAACGGCTATAGTTAAAGGCATTACAGGACAGACGATATCAAGCGGGGAACAAACTACATCTACAGCACAGGCAGTACCAAACTATGATACCAGTATTCCAACAGGAGCAAATATATTCCCGATACCAAACACACCATTCTACATTGAGAAAAGAACGGATGGTGATATGGGAATACATCTGGACAGGGGCAATTATCTTACTCTTAGAAAGGGTGGAGCACCTGTAGTAGTTTATAACAATAATAAAGGTCAAGGCGGCTCTAAAGTATTATTTTAA
- the groES gene encoding co-chaperone GroES gives MNIRPLGDRVVIKKIEAEETTKSGIVLPGTAKEKPQEAEIVAVGAGGVVDGKEVKMEVKVGDRVLFSKYGGTEVKLDGQEYTILRQDDILAIIEK, from the coding sequence ATGAATATTAGACCACTTGGAGACAGAGTTGTTATAAAGAAAATCGAGGCAGAAGAAACTACAAAAAGTGGAATAGTTTTACCAGGAACTGCCAAGGAAAAACCACAGGAAGCTGAAATTGTAGCTGTTGGAGCAGGCGGAGTAGTAGATGGAAAAGAAGTTAAAATGGAAGTAAAAGTAGGTGACAGAGTACTATTCTCCAAATATGGTGGAACTGAAGTAAAACTTGATGGTCAGGAATATACAATTTTAAGACAGGATGATATTTTGGCTATAATTGAAAAATAA
- a CDS encoding BhlA/UviB family holin-like peptide — MENEIFKMAVQQGIWAMLFIFILIYVLKEQRERDEKAGEREANYQSIIAKLTDRLKAMDDIGEDVKEIKNKIFK, encoded by the coding sequence ATGGAAAATGAAATATTTAAAATGGCAGTACAGCAGGGTATATGGGCCATGCTGTTTATTTTTATACTTATCTATGTGTTGAAGGAACAGAGGGAAAGGGATGAAAAGGCAGGGGAAAGAGAGGCAAATTACCAGAGCATCATAGCAAAACTCACTGATAGGCTTAAAGCTATGGATGATATCGGTGAGGATGTAAAAGAAATAAAAAACAAAATATTTAAATAA
- a CDS encoding TVP38/TMEM64 family protein, translated as MKTAELDKKMIKMILIGIISVFILIIAYEYYFKYMYIVKSPKKLKYIILSYGRYGILVFLILQMLQVVAFFIPGELIQIASGYIYGTFWGTLLSILGITSGSIIAYLISRILGKPLLVRMISKRKFEFFKNILNFKNMNLLVFFLYLIPGIPKDILAYICGISRINLRDFTIYSTLGRLPGIIISSYFGSKIYSGDKLMLIFISVAMILLFTIGFLKREKIMLKISKYKT; from the coding sequence ATGAAAACTGCTGAATTAGATAAAAAAATGATTAAGATGATATTGATAGGTATAATATCGGTATTTATACTGATAATTGCATATGAGTATTATTTCAAATATATGTATATTGTAAAAAGCCCTAAAAAGTTAAAATACATAATTCTATCTTATGGCAGATATGGAATTCTTGTATTTTTAATATTGCAGATGCTTCAGGTCGTCGCTTTTTTCATACCTGGAGAATTGATCCAAATTGCATCCGGTTATATATATGGAACATTTTGGGGAACTCTATTATCTATTTTGGGAATAACTTCAGGAAGTATAATTGCATATCTGATTTCGAGAATATTGGGAAAACCTCTGTTAGTCAGGATGATATCAAAAAGAAAATTTGAATTTTTCAAAAATATTCTTAATTTTAAAAATATGAATTTATTGGTATTCTTTTTGTATTTGATACCTGGTATACCCAAAGATATTTTGGCCTATATATGTGGAATATCTAGGATTAATTTAAGAGATTTTACTATATATTCTACGCTGGGCAGACTGCCGGGAATAATAATTTCTTCTTATTTTGGTTCAAAAATTTATTCTGGTGATAAACTTATGCTTATATTTATATCGGTAGCTATGATTTTACTATTTACAATAGGATTTCTTAAGAGAGAAAAAATAATGTTGAAGATATCAAAATATAAAACATAA
- a CDS encoding putative ABC transporter permease: MGYSCSNLKKDLILIVAMGTIYMVLEGIWRGWTHISMLVVGGIAAFLVGRLNEHPKFYNRKMWEQCSIGTGIVLVLEFTSGMILNVWLGLQIWDYSNMTGNLYGQICLPYAVLWFMLVPFCIYVDDYLRYRIFGEEKPERLLENYKNLFKGK; encoded by the coding sequence ATGGGATACAGTTGTTCCAACTTAAAAAAGGACTTGATTCTAATAGTTGCAATGGGAACTATATATATGGTATTGGAGGGCATATGGCGCGGATGGACACACATAAGTATGCTTGTAGTAGGCGGTATTGCTGCTTTTCTGGTGGGGAGGTTGAACGAGCATCCCAAATTCTACAACAGAAAGATGTGGGAACAATGTTCTATAGGAACTGGCATAGTCCTCGTATTGGAATTTACAAGTGGCATGATCCTAAATGTGTGGCTTGGTCTACAAATATGGGACTACAGCAATATGACGGGTAATTTATATGGACAGATATGCCTGCCGTATGCAGTACTGTGGTTTATGTTGGTGCCGTTTTGTATATATGTGGACGACTATCTGCGGTATAGAATATTTGGAGAGGAAAAGCCGGAAAGATTACTAGAAAATTATAAGAATTTATTTAAAGGTAAATAG
- a CDS encoding Fic family protein, whose translation MEFAAQLHKRFVFIHTFIDGNGRISRLLINATLIQDGLPGCHFSDLAPGIY comes from the coding sequence ATAGAGTTTGCGGCCCAACTTCATAAGCGCTTTGTTTTCATTCATACGTTTATCGATGGTAACGGTCGAATTTCCAGGCTGCTTATAAATGCGACTCTTATTCAGGATGGCTTACCTGGCTGTCATTTCTCCGATCTTGCGCCAGGAATATATTAG
- a CDS encoding prepilin peptidase: MKILVFILGTIIGSFLSLCVYRIPREQSIIYPHSRCTNCNNKIKWRDLIPVFSYILLKGKCRYCNHNISPQYFIIEVITGILFILLYIKYGFGLMFVKYAAFLSIVLLIAVIDIYTMNVYFNTIIAGIGASSIFLLVEYYMGYDIKTFIYGGIAAGLFIVCLILLTGGMGFGDAEVCIIAGLFLGFKLVLLMIIISFFIGTLAGIILIALDIKSRKDFIPFIPFITASSIITVLLGNTLMRIYISTVYF, from the coding sequence ATGAAAATATTAGTTTTTATTTTAGGTACTATTATAGGAAGTTTTTTAAGCTTATGTGTATACAGGATACCTCGTGAACAATCCATAATATATCCCCATTCCAGATGTACAAACTGTAATAACAAGATAAAGTGGAGAGACTTGATTCCTGTTTTTAGTTACATACTATTGAAGGGCAAATGCAGGTACTGCAATCATAATATATCACCACAATATTTTATAATTGAAGTTATAACAGGAATATTGTTTATTTTATTGTACATAAAATATGGATTTGGATTGATGTTTGTGAAATATGCGGCATTTCTGTCCATAGTATTACTGATAGCTGTTATCGATATCTATACAATGAATGTATATTTTAACACGATTATTGCAGGAATTGGTGCTTCAAGTATATTTCTATTAGTTGAATACTATATGGGATATGATATAAAAACATTTATATATGGAGGAATTGCAGCAGGACTATTTATAGTTTGTTTAATTTTACTTACCGGAGGCATGGGATTTGGGGACGCAGAGGTTTGCATAATAGCAGGATTGTTTTTAGGATTTAAACTTGTATTGCTGATGATTATCATTTCATTTTTCATCGGGACACTGGCAGGAATAATTTTAATTGCACTGGATATAAAATCCAGAAAAGATTTCATACCGTTTATACCATTTATTACAGCGTCTTCGATTATAACAGTTCTTTTGGGAAATACCTTAATGAGAATATATATATCCACAGTCTATTTCTAA
- the guaB gene encoding IMP dehydrogenase yields MAKILKKAYTFDDVLLVPNKSEVLPREVSLKTNLTKKIELNIPIMSASMDTVTDSRMAIALAREGGIGIIHKNMTIEQQAVEVDRVKRQENGVITNPFYLSPDNTIDDALLLMSKYRISGVPITVNGKLIGIITNRDIVFETDYSKKISEVMTREKLITAAQDTTIEQAKEILKKYKIEKLPLVDADNNLRGLITLKDIEKVKRFPSSAKDEKGRLLCGAAVGVTKDMMDRVSELVKAGVDVITVDTAHGHSKGVLTAVSFIKEKYPDLQIIAGNIATAGATRDLILAGADSVKVGIGPGSICTTRVVAGVGVPQLTAVMDCVEEANKYDIPVIADGGIKYSGDIVKALAAGAKVTMMGSMLAGCEEAPGETEIYKGRTYKVYRGMGSLSAMASGSKDRYFQEGNKKLVPEGVEGRVPYKGYVADTIFQLVGGIRSGMGYLGAATLNDLYENSTFVVQSAAGLRESHPHDISMTKEAPNYSVRQ; encoded by the coding sequence TTGGCAAAAATTTTAAAAAAGGCATATACTTTTGATGATGTTCTTTTAGTACCAAACAAGTCGGAAGTTTTACCAAGAGAAGTTTCGTTGAAGACCAATCTGACAAAGAAAATAGAATTGAATATACCGATCATGAGTGCGAGCATGGACACTGTTACTGATTCAAGAATGGCTATAGCATTGGCGAGAGAAGGCGGTATTGGAATAATACATAAGAATATGACCATAGAACAGCAGGCCGTTGAAGTAGACAGGGTAAAGAGACAGGAAAATGGAGTAATAACAAATCCATTTTATCTTTCTCCCGACAATACCATAGATGATGCACTTTTACTTATGAGCAAATATAGAATATCTGGAGTTCCTATAACTGTAAATGGCAAACTTATTGGAATAATAACAAATAGAGATATAGTATTTGAAACAGATTATAGTAAAAAAATTTCAGAAGTTATGACTAGGGAAAAATTGATAACAGCTGCCCAGGATACTACTATTGAACAAGCTAAGGAAATACTGAAAAAGTATAAAATAGAGAAATTGCCTCTGGTTGACGCTGATAACAACCTTAGAGGATTGATAACATTAAAGGACATAGAGAAAGTAAAGAGATTCCCTAGTAGTGCCAAGGATGAAAAGGGAAGGCTTCTATGTGGAGCAGCTGTTGGTGTTACAAAAGACATGATGGACAGGGTGTCTGAACTTGTTAAGGCCGGAGTTGATGTTATTACGGTTGATACGGCGCATGGACATTCAAAAGGAGTTCTGACTGCAGTAAGTTTTATAAAAGAAAAATATCCTGATCTACAAATAATTGCAGGAAATATTGCAACAGCTGGAGCTACCAGGGACTTGATTTTAGCAGGTGCAGATTCAGTAAAAGTCGGTATAGGACCGGGATCCATATGTACTACCAGAGTTGTAGCCGGAGTAGGGGTTCCCCAATTGACAGCAGTAATGGACTGTGTAGAGGAAGCCAATAAATATGATATTCCTGTTATTGCTGATGGAGGAATAAAGTATTCGGGAGATATAGTAAAGGCATTGGCTGCAGGAGCCAAGGTTACCATGATGGGGTCCATGCTTGCAGGATGTGAAGAGGCACCTGGTGAAACTGAAATATACAAAGGAAGGACTTATAAAGTTTATAGGGGAATGGGTTCGCTTTCTGCCATGGCAAGCGGAAGTAAAGACAGATATTTTCAAGAAGGAAACAAAAAATTGGTACCGGAAGGTGTGGAAGGAAGAGTTCCTTATAAAGGATATGTTGCAGATACCATATTCCAGCTGGTTGGAGGAATACGTTCCGGAATGGGATATCTGGGAGCTGCTACACTGAACGATTTATATGAGAATTCCACCTTTGTAGTACAATCTGCAGCAGGCTTGAGAGAAAGTCATCCTCATGATATATCAATGACAAAAGAGGCACCAAATTATAGTGTAAGACAGTAG
- a CDS encoding 4Fe-4S dicluster domain-containing protein, giving the protein MVTFETPLKKLKYSIIKQVIELTKDNKLTKKRLETIPYNIIENDKSEYRCCVYKERAVAYERAVLAAGFLPTDNTVEDLKKIEDKTHVMFVLSSACDQCPIDRYNVTEACRGCIQHKCMEVCPAKAITRVNGRSYINQDLCRECGMCRKVCPYNAIAEVMRPCKRSCPTGALEINQDDRKAKIENEKCISCGACMEACPFGAVSDLSYVVDVTRDLISGKEVYAVVAPSITGQFGPKVTVGQVKNAFKKIGFKDMVEAACGADAVTVNEANEFAERMENKDKFMTNSCCSGFMNYIELMFPNLADKISGTVSPMIATARLIKAFNKNSIVVFVGPCTAKKVEITRESIKNDVDYVLTFEEMAAFMGAFSIDPENCEDELIDDASAFGRGFAQGGGVAAAIQDYISEKNMDVDFKPVKVSGKDEIKKTMVSAKVGRVPGNFIEGMMCQGGCIGGPAAMVSSMKAKPQLIKFSKQSNKKTILSNENLEKFKEINMER; this is encoded by the coding sequence TTGGTAACCTTTGAAACACCATTAAAAAAATTGAAATATAGTATAATTAAACAGGTTATAGAGCTTACAAAAGATAATAAATTAACAAAGAAACGACTAGAGACAATTCCATACAATATAATTGAAAATGACAAATCTGAATATAGATGCTGTGTTTACAAGGAAAGAGCTGTTGCTTATGAAAGAGCAGTATTAGCAGCGGGATTTTTACCTACCGATAATACTGTGGAAGATCTTAAAAAAATTGAAGATAAGACTCATGTTATGTTTGTACTTTCTTCTGCCTGTGATCAGTGCCCGATAGATAGGTACAATGTTACAGAAGCTTGTAGGGGATGTATCCAGCATAAGTGCATGGAAGTATGTCCAGCAAAGGCCATTACAAGGGTAAATGGCAGGTCCTATATAAATCAGGATCTGTGCAGGGAATGTGGAATGTGCAGAAAAGTATGTCCTTATAATGCCATAGCGGAGGTTATGAGACCTTGCAAGAGATCATGTCCTACTGGTGCCCTGGAGATAAATCAGGATGATAGGAAAGCAAAGATTGAAAATGAAAAGTGCATAAGCTGCGGTGCCTGTATGGAAGCATGCCCTTTTGGTGCCGTATCGGATTTAAGCTATGTGGTTGATGTTACCAGAGATTTAATATCTGGTAAAGAGGTATATGCAGTAGTGGCACCTTCCATAACGGGACAATTCGGACCTAAGGTAACCGTAGGACAAGTTAAAAATGCCTTTAAGAAGATAGGATTTAAGGATATGGTGGAAGCAGCCTGTGGTGCGGACGCAGTAACAGTAAATGAGGCCAATGAGTTTGCTGAAAGAATGGAAAATAAAGATAAGTTTATGACAAATTCATGTTGTTCAGGTTTTATGAACTATATAGAATTAATGTTTCCCAATTTAGCGGATAAAATATCGGGAACTGTTTCACCAATGATTGCAACTGCAAGATTAATAAAGGCATTTAATAAAAATTCCATAGTTGTATTTGTAGGACCGTGTACTGCAAAAAAAGTTGAGATTACGAGAGAGTCTATAAAAAATGATGTTGATTACGTACTTACATTTGAAGAGATGGCTGCATTTATGGGCGCTTTTTCCATAGATCCTGAGAATTGTGAAGATGAGCTCATAGATGATGCATCGGCCTTTGGAAGAGGATTTGCACAAGGCGGAGGTGTTGCTGCTGCTATACAGGACTATATTTCCGAGAAAAATATGGATGTAGATTTTAAGCCTGTCAAGGTAAGTGGAAAAGATGAAATAAAGAAAACTATGGTAAGTGCAAAAGTAGGCAGAGTCCCGGGAAATTTTATAGAAGGTATGATGTGCCAGGGTGGTTGCATTGGAGGACCGGCAGCCATGGTGTCATCTATGAAGGCCAAGCCTCAGCTTATAAAATTTAGTAAACAGTCCAATAAAAAGACCATATTGTCAAATGAAAATCTTGAAAAATTCAAGGAAATAAATATGGAAAGGTAA
- the guaA gene encoding glutamine-hydrolyzing GMP synthase, with translation MDRELIIVVDFGGQYNQLIARRVRENNVYCEIVPYTCPVDKIKEKKPKGIIFTGGPKSVYGENAPKISKEIFELGIPILGICYGHQFICANLGGKVESAVVREYGKADVVLDNNSILFNGIDEKQSCWMSHTDVVSRAPEGFKILATTDECPVAAVGDDSRRIYGVQFHPEVQHTPFGKKMISNFLFTICNLKGDWSMSSFVEEKIRSIREKVKDKKVICAMSGGVDSSVAAVLVHKAVGKQLTCIFVDHGLLRKNEGDQVEDVFKKQFDMNFIRVNAGDRFLGKLAGVDDPEKKRKIIGEEFIRVFEREAEKLGDIAFLVQGTIYPDVVESGLGTSATIKSHHNVGGLPENMNFELIEPLRELFKDEVRAVGEELGIPHKLVWRQPFPGPGLAIRVLGAVTEEKLEITREADAIFREEIAEAGLDESIWQYFACLPNIRSVGVMGDERTYCYTVALRAVTSSDAMTSDWAKIPYEVLDKVSRRIVNEVKGVNRIVYDITSKPPSTIEWE, from the coding sequence ATGGACAGGGAATTGATCATTGTAGTTGATTTTGGTGGACAGTACAATCAACTTATAGCAAGAAGAGTGAGAGAAAACAATGTCTATTGTGAAATAGTTCCATATACTTGTCCTGTAGATAAGATAAAGGAAAAGAAGCCTAAAGGAATAATATTTACAGGTGGTCCCAAAAGTGTATATGGGGAAAATGCACCAAAGATAAGTAAAGAGATTTTTGAGCTGGGAATTCCTATTCTAGGTATATGCTACGGACATCAATTTATATGTGCCAATCTGGGAGGAAAAGTTGAAAGCGCTGTAGTTAGAGAATATGGAAAAGCAGATGTAGTGCTGGACAATAATAGTATTTTGTTCAATGGAATAGATGAAAAACAGAGCTGCTGGATGAGCCATACGGATGTGGTTTCCCGTGCACCAGAGGGTTTTAAAATTTTAGCTACTACAGATGAATGTCCTGTGGCAGCTGTGGGAGATGATTCCAGAAGAATATATGGAGTTCAATTTCATCCGGAAGTACAGCATACACCTTTCGGGAAAAAGATGATTTCAAATTTCTTGTTTACAATATGCAATCTCAAGGGTGACTGGTCCATGTCATCTTTTGTAGAAGAAAAAATCAGATCCATAAGAGAAAAGGTAAAAGATAAAAAAGTCATATGTGCCATGTCGGGTGGAGTTGATTCTTCTGTAGCTGCGGTACTTGTACATAAGGCAGTAGGCAAGCAGCTTACATGTATATTTGTAGATCATGGACTTCTCAGGAAAAATGAAGGAGATCAGGTTGAAGATGTATTTAAAAAGCAGTTTGACATGAATTTCATAAGAGTAAATGCAGGAGATAGATTTTTAGGCAAACTTGCAGGTGTAGATGATCCTGAAAAAAAGAGAAAAATAATTGGAGAAGAATTCATAAGAGTATTTGAACGGGAAGCTGAAAAGCTTGGGGATATAGCTTTTCTTGTCCAAGGTACCATATATCCGGATGTTGTAGAAAGCGGACTTGGAACTTCGGCTACTATAAAGAGCCACCACAATGTAGGAGGACTTCCGGAAAATATGAATTTTGAGCTTATTGAACCTCTCAGAGAGTTGTTCAAGGATGAGGTAAGGGCAGTAGGTGAAGAACTGGGAATACCACATAAATTAGTCTGGAGACAGCCTTTTCCAGGACCAGGCCTTGCTATAAGAGTATTGGGTGCAGTTACAGAGGAAAAGCTCGAAATAACAAGAGAGGCAGATGCAATATTTAGAGAAGAAATAGCAGAGGCAGGATTGGACGAATCAATATGGCAGTATTTTGCATGCCTTCCTAATATACGTTCGGTAGGTGTCATGGGAGATGAAAGAACTTACTGCTACACTGTTGCACTCAGGGCGGTTACATCTTCTGATGCTATGACATCGGATTGGGCCAAGATACCATATGAGGTACTTGACAAAGTATCAAGAAGGATAGTAAATGAAGTTAAAGGTGTAAACAGAATTGTCTATGACATAACGAGCAAACCTCCTTCTACTATAGAGTGGGAGTAA